The following coding sequences lie in one Peribacillus frigoritolerans genomic window:
- a CDS encoding FMN-dependent NADH-azoreductase, which translates to MTKVLYITAHPHDDKQSYSMAVGKAFIDTYKEVNPNHEIVNIDLYKENIPEIDVDVFSGWGKLQSGKGFEELSSEEKAKVSRLSELCEQFIAADKYIFVTPLWNFSFPPVLKAYIDSVAVAGKSFKYTEQGPVGLLTDKKALHIQARGGIYSEGPAAEMEMGHRYLNIIMQFFGVPSFEGVFVEGHAAMPDKAQEIKENAIARSKDLASTF; encoded by the coding sequence ATGACAAAGGTATTGTACATCACGGCTCATCCTCATGATGACAAGCAATCTTACAGTATGGCCGTCGGAAAAGCATTTATTGACACTTATAAAGAAGTAAATCCTAACCATGAAATTGTGAATATTGACCTTTATAAAGAAAATATTCCTGAAATTGATGTAGATGTTTTCAGTGGTTGGGGGAAACTTCAATCTGGCAAGGGTTTTGAAGAACTCTCGTCGGAAGAGAAAGCGAAAGTAAGTCGGCTCTCAGAGTTATGTGAGCAATTCATAGCTGCCGATAAATATATATTTGTAACGCCTTTATGGAATTTTTCATTCCCGCCAGTATTGAAAGCATATATTGATTCCGTAGCTGTTGCAGGTAAATCATTTAAATACACCGAACAAGGTCCAGTTGGACTTTTAACGGATAAAAAAGCCTTGCATATTCAAGCTCGTGGTGGTATTTATTCAGAAGGACCGGCAGCTGAAATGGAAATGGGTCACCGATATCTAAATATCATAATGCAATTCTTCGGAGTGCCTTCCTTTGAAGGTGTATTCGTTGAAGGACATGCAGCAATGCCTGATAAAGCACAAGAAATTAAAGAAAATGCTATAGCACGTTCAAAAGATTTAGCTTCTACTTTTTAA
- a CDS encoding histidinol-phosphatase — MTNSIKFDLHTHHQRCGHAIGTIEDYVKKAIEYGLQYIGISDHSPYFHSEDDHLYPTIAMAKSELVPYIEEVLRLKEKYEGKIHVLLGMESDFFPDHIEVYRNQYLLHPFDYIIGSVHYVQDISIFKRGRWNGLTSKEQSRIKDEYYELIQKSAKSGVFQILGHIDAMKGFYPSFSSIETDSIERTLKIISQEDIAIEINTSGKTKDCGGWYPADDILERALFYNVKVTFGSDSHTPERICDEFELVKKRLKEIGFSEWAYFVNKQRILTPL, encoded by the coding sequence ATGACGAATTCAATAAAATTTGATCTGCACACTCACCATCAACGCTGTGGACATGCTATCGGTACAATTGAGGATTATGTAAAGAAAGCCATTGAATACGGCTTGCAATATATTGGGATTTCCGATCATTCTCCATATTTTCACAGCGAGGACGATCATCTCTATCCGACGATTGCAATGGCAAAAAGTGAACTTGTCCCTTATATTGAAGAAGTACTTCGCTTAAAAGAAAAATATGAAGGCAAAATTCACGTGTTATTAGGAATGGAAAGTGATTTCTTCCCTGATCACATTGAGGTCTACCGTAATCAATATCTTTTACACCCTTTTGACTACATAATTGGATCTGTTCATTATGTTCAAGATATTAGCATTTTTAAAAGAGGGCGTTGGAATGGTTTGACCTCTAAAGAACAGTCAAGAATAAAGGATGAATACTATGAATTAATACAGAAATCTGCAAAAAGCGGAGTGTTTCAAATCTTAGGCCATATTGATGCAATGAAAGGGTTTTACCCATCCTTTTCTTCCATTGAGACAGACAGTATTGAAAGAACGTTAAAAATCATTAGTCAAGAAGATATCGCCATTGAGATCAATACCTCTGGTAAAACAAAAGATTGTGGTGGATGGTATCCAGCAGATGACATTTTAGAACGAGCTCTTTTCTATAATGTGAAGGTAACATTTGGATCAGATTCGCATACACCTGAACGTATTTGTGATGAATTTGAACTAGTAAAAAAAAGACTAAAGGAAATCGGCTTTTCTGAGTGGGCTTACTTTGTTAACAAGCAAAGGATTCTCACTCCACTTTGA